One segment of Curtobacterium sp. MR_MD2014 DNA contains the following:
- a CDS encoding metal ABC transporter ATP-binding protein produces MLTTALPPALEVTHLVVRRGDRTVLDGLDATFPAGAVTALTGPNGSGKSTLLDALAGMVTPVGGGVSGLPSGGVAYVTQAVPPSALPLTVRSTVAMGRWRARPWWRPLGRADHAVVDAQLDRMGITDLADRPLDELSGGQRQRTLVALGLAQRAPVLLVDEPTAGVDAGSAALVTAALAAEAAAGVVVVHAAHDPVAIAAADRVVALG; encoded by the coding sequence GTGCTCACCACCGCGCTTCCCCCTGCCCTCGAGGTCACGCACCTCGTCGTCCGACGCGGTGACCGGACGGTGCTCGACGGTCTCGACGCGACGTTCCCCGCCGGAGCCGTCACGGCGCTCACCGGACCCAACGGATCCGGCAAGTCGACGCTGCTCGACGCGCTCGCCGGAATGGTGACGCCCGTCGGCGGAGGCGTGTCGGGCCTCCCGTCCGGCGGTGTCGCGTACGTGACCCAGGCGGTCCCGCCGTCCGCGCTCCCGCTGACCGTGCGGTCGACCGTCGCGATGGGGCGGTGGCGGGCACGGCCCTGGTGGCGACCGCTCGGACGGGCGGACCACGCGGTCGTCGACGCGCAGCTGGACCGGATGGGCATCACCGACCTCGCCGACCGGCCGCTCGACGAGCTGTCCGGCGGGCAGCGGCAGCGCACGCTCGTCGCCCTCGGTCTCGCGCAGCGCGCGCCGGTCCTGCTCGTCGACGAGCCGACGGCGGGCGTCGACGCCGGGTCGGCGGCCCTCGTGACGGCGGCGCTCGCCGCGGAGGCCGCCGCGGGTGTCGTCGTCGTCCACGCGGCGCACGACCCGGTCGCGATCGCCGCTGCGGACCGGGTCGTGGCCCTGGGCTGA
- a CDS encoding copper homeostasis protein CutC codes for MTVALEIAVTSPAGALVARDGGADRVELCIGLELGGLTPSQALVEATHETGIPAHALVRCRPGGFTYDDDELALMEREVRTVLRSGAAGVVVGALRPDRTLDEDALRRFVAATRSVSAHAEVTLHRAVDHAADPVATVARLADLGVTRVLTSGGAASAPAGATTIARMVDAAGPVQVMAGAGVHARDIGALVATGVAAVHLSAKRSVVGGHDGVPMGSGDDGSGHTVTDAAVVAAARTALDQSA; via the coding sequence ATGACCGTCGCCCTCGAGATCGCCGTGACGTCGCCCGCCGGGGCCCTGGTCGCCCGTGACGGGGGCGCCGACCGGGTCGAGCTCTGCATCGGCCTGGAGCTGGGCGGCCTGACGCCCTCGCAGGCCCTGGTCGAGGCCACGCACGAGACCGGGATCCCGGCGCACGCCCTGGTGCGCTGCCGCCCCGGGGGCTTCACGTACGACGACGACGAGCTCGCGCTCATGGAGCGGGAGGTCCGCACGGTCCTGCGCTCGGGAGCGGCCGGGGTGGTGGTCGGTGCCCTGCGCCCGGACCGGACCCTCGACGAGGACGCCCTCCGCCGCTTCGTGGCCGCCACCCGCTCGGTCTCCGCGCACGCCGAGGTCACCCTGCACCGCGCGGTCGACCACGCCGCCGACCCGGTCGCGACGGTCGCGCGGCTCGCCGACCTCGGCGTCACGCGGGTGCTGACCTCCGGCGGCGCCGCGAGCGCTCCGGCGGGAGCGACGACGATCGCGCGCATGGTCGACGCCGCCGGGCCCGTGCAGGTGATGGCGGGGGCCGGGGTCCACGCGCGGGACATCGGAGCACTGGTCGCGACCGGGGTCGCCGCGGTGCACCTCTCCGCCAAGCGGTCGGTCGTGGGCGGTCACGACGGCGTCCCGATGGGCAGCGGCGACGACGGTTCCGGCCACACCGTCACGGACGCGGCGGTGGTGGCAGCAGCGCGGACTGCCCTCGATCAGTCGGCCTGA